A region of the Bacillus sp. NP247 genome:
TATCAGAAGAAGATAAGAAACAAAATGATACAAATGAAGAATTTGAAATCAATACTACAGAATATGCAGTTATTAATAGTTCTACCGCGGTAAAATTATTTAATAAGGGACTTCTAAGAGCTAGAAAAGATCCAAATTCAGCGTCTCTTATTTCTGAGATGGTGAAAGATAAAAATAAAGTATCTAGTGACCATAATCTATTATTTTCTTATGCGGGTAATAATTCTACGGGTGATAATCCTATGGTCGATAATTTTGAAAATAACCAGTTGAATTTGAACGGTAAGATGGTACCTGCTCAGTATGTTAAACAGCAAATTTGGATTGGGTATGACGCAATGGACCTTGTTATCCTAAAAGACCAAGACTATAATGCAATTTCTGAATCAGAGTCAATAATGAAATTAATTCAATTTAAAAAACGTGATTTTGATTATAAAAACAAACAAGAAGTAGATAAAGTTTTACAAGAGATTGATAAGGTCTCATCGAATAATCAGCATAAAATAAACTTTGTAGAGGTACAAGACTAACTTAAAATGATAAGAAGGTGATATAAATGGAAATCGTAAGAATAGAAAATGTAGTTAAAAGTTATGGTGAAGGAAATAGTAGGGTAGATGCTTTGAAGGGCATAAATCTTTCTATACAGCAAGGGGAATTTGTTTCAATCGTAGGAGCTTCTGGCTCAGGTAAAAGTACATTACTGCATATTTTAGGAGGGTTGGACTGCCCAAGCTCAGGAAGTGTGTTTATTGGAGAGAATAATATTTATGATTATACAGATAATGAACTTTCGATATTTAGAAGAAGAAAAGTTGGGTTTATATTTCAGTTCTTCAATTTAATTCCTGTATTGAACGTGCAGGAGAATATAGCTTTACCTACTTTACTGGATAATGAACCTGTAGATAATCCTTATATGGACGAAATTATTGAAATTCTGGGACTTCATGAAAGAAAAAATCATTTACCATCTGAATTATCAGGAGGTCAGCAACAACGGGTTTCGATTGGGAGAGCACTTATAAATCGCCCACATTTGATTTTAGCTGATGAGCCTACAGGAAATCTGGATACTCAAAATACAAAAGAAGTCATGGATTTATTAAGATTGACAGCAAAGAAATATAATCAAACTATTGTATTGATTACCCACGATTTAAATATTGCATCAACTTCTGACCGTATTATTACAATTGAAGATGGCCAAATCATTTCCGATCAGTGGCTAGCTACGAATAAGCCTAAGACGGGAGGAAATTAATTTTGATTGGTCATTATAAACAATTAAGCAGGAGATACTTAAAGGGGAATATGAAACGAACAATTTTCACTTTGATCGGAATTATACTCTCTGTATCTTTAATTTCTACAATCGGCCTATTTATGAACGGCACTCAGATTTCTCAAATCGAGAATACGAAAAAGAATCAAGGATATTCTTTTCATGCTGTTGTATTAAATTACGATGAATCGATATTGAAAAAAATTAAATATAACCCGCAAATTGAATCATTTGGTTTAATGTCACAGGGAGAAACAGTCCAAGTCGGAGAGGCTGCTGTACAAATGAATTTTGCTGATGATAACGCCTTGGAATTTTTAAAATACAGCATTATTAAGGGGAGAGTGCCATCTAATGATCGAGAAGTTGCTGTGGATCCCTGGGTATTACCTTTTATAAAAGAAAATATCCAAATAGGTGATTCATTTGTATTAAATGGAAAAAAATACAAACTGGTTGGTTTTCTAAGTGATAGTGCATATACACAGGAAAATAAAGTGGGACGGGTACTAATCTATCAGCGTGAGTTTAGCGCTGGAGAAGGAAAAATATTAGTCGGAATTAACCCAAAAGCAAACTTTAATGAGGTTTTAGAGGGAATTAAGACCATTTCCGGAGAGAATAATATTAATATAAGCGAAAAATTAATTCAACTAGAGAAACCAGGTTACAATGATTCAATTATGGCTACGCTAATTATTACAATCAGCATTGTTGTGATAGCGACAGTTGTTGTGATTTACAACGCTTTTCAAATCAGTGTCGTGGAACGAACGAGGCAGTTTGGTTTGTTGAGAAGCATTGGTGCAACACGAAAGCAAATTAGACAAATTGTGCTGAGAGAAGCTACTTTTCTGGCTGCTATCGCTATACCCATTGGAATTATATGCAGCCTAATAGGGCTTGCCTCTCTTCAGTTTATTTTTTCACTTTTAATGGAAAATAGTAAAGAGGTCTCGATATTCCATGTTGATTGGAAGATTTTATTAATCAGTTCGATTATTACCTTCCTTTCTATAATAGCGTCAAGTTTGTACCCAGCTTATTTTGCAGGCAAAATCTCCCCATTATTAGCAATCAGCAGCAGGTTGTCAATTAAAAAGGAACAAATCAAAAAGCAAAAGAATTCCATGTTGAAAAAACCTTTATCTTTTCCTTTGAGCATGGCTATGAAAAATGTGAAGCGAAATAAAAATCGCTATACCATTACAATCTTATCGATTATTATAAGTAGTGTGTTATTTATTACGTTCTCTTATTTAATGAATGTTGCATTTGCATCTAAGTCTTTCAATGAATTATCTGTTAAATCGGATATTACAATTAAGATAGAAGATAAGAATCCAGATCATTTAGCTGAAATTACACAAGTTTTGAATCAGTTA
Encoded here:
- a CDS encoding lipoprotein BA_5634 family protein yields the protein MKRIISYAVVIAIFIGIGLGVKRYVQGPGQPVDGILVSGTAADVEKVKQEFKDDTKQSIDYKVKYVTTIRKTQLSEEDKKQNDTNEEFEINTTEYAVINSSTAVKLFNKGLLRARKDPNSASLISEMVKDKNKVSSDHNLLFSYAGNNSTGDNPMVDNFENNQLNLNGKMVPAQYVKQQIWIGYDAMDLVILKDQDYNAISESESIMKLIQFKKRDFDYKNKQEVDKVLQEIDKVSSNNQHKINFVEVQD
- a CDS encoding ABC transporter ATP-binding protein yields the protein MEIVRIENVVKSYGEGNSRVDALKGINLSIQQGEFVSIVGASGSGKSTLLHILGGLDCPSSGSVFIGENNIYDYTDNELSIFRRRKVGFIFQFFNLIPVLNVQENIALPTLLDNEPVDNPYMDEIIEILGLHERKNHLPSELSGGQQQRVSIGRALINRPHLILADEPTGNLDTQNTKEVMDLLRLTAKKYNQTIVLITHDLNIASTSDRIITIEDGQIISDQWLATNKPKTGGN
- a CDS encoding ABC transporter permease, with translation MIGHYKQLSRRYLKGNMKRTIFTLIGIILSVSLISTIGLFMNGTQISQIENTKKNQGYSFHAVVLNYDESILKKIKYNPQIESFGLMSQGETVQVGEAAVQMNFADDNALEFLKYSIIKGRVPSNDREVAVDPWVLPFIKENIQIGDSFVLNGKKYKLVGFLSDSAYTQENKVGRVLIYQREFSAGEGKILVGINPKANFNEVLEGIKTISGENNINISEKLIQLEKPGYNDSIMATLIITISIVVIATVVVIYNAFQISVVERTRQFGLLRSIGATRKQIRQIVLREATFLAAIAIPIGIICSLIGLASLQFIFSLLMENSKEVSIFHVDWKILLISSIITFLSIIASSLYPAYFAGKISPLLAISSRLSIKKEQIKKQKNSMLKKPLSFPLSMAMKNVKRNKNRYTITILSIIISSVLFITFSYLMNVAFASKSFNELSVKSDITIKIEDKNPDHLAEITQVLNQLKSLGNISNAYEKKGNKIETKLKDVTQSTATVLEIKNTIGKNHTITIVNNYQESKTKKEEKLTLQVLAYGFITVISLISSVNIFNTITISIMTRRKELAALKSIGMSQKDLKKMITYEALIYGFSGSLQGIFFGCILSYIIYLAISDMLKMAWTIPYEACIITFVSALIISYLSVLNPLKKIQQDNIIDTIREE